The nucleotide window AGTATTACATCTTTCCTGTTGTAGAGAAGTTCTTTTTCGCCATAGAGGCGCTCGGCTGCAATACCTCTGTTTTTACAGACTTTCACGAGCTTATTTGACTGCACAATAGGATTTGATTCGTCCGTATACTGGATACTGCTGATAAACTCTACCCAAGGTTCCATTCCCATTGCATATACATACACTTCATCGGGTTCAAATATATCTACCAGTGTCATGCCTTTCGCACAATCAGATCCCGCCAGCCTACGGCTACCATCCTGTTCCCTTGTGACTTTCCTGGTCATCAGCGGACCATACAACCAGGTTAATGGCGCGCCATCGCATTCCATCCCGAGGAAAAGCACATCTATGTTACCTACCTGCCGCTGAATGTTGCTGTAGAGAGCAGGTTCTACCACCCTGGAATCAGCCATGAACATAAGCTTAAAGCCGCTTATCTCTACCAGGTAACAGGCCTTCCCGATGATGTTCAGGTCTGAATGTTCGCCTGTGAAAGGTAGTGCTGTAATAGCAGTATCTCCTTCTCTGAGTGTCTGCATTTCTGCCAGGTCAGTAACATTGCTGAAGCCGATATTATCGAACATAAGTTTCAGTTCAGGGTCTACCAGCTTTCCACCGGCAGTACGAGGCACTATAAAATGCTTCACCTTATGCCTGAGCGGAAGCAATGTTTCAAACAGGATATGGTCCTGGTGGTTATGCGTGATCAGCACGTAATCTATTGTCTCCGGCAGATCAACGTCTGAAAAATGCTCCAGGCCTGTACTGTAACCATAATAACTGATCAGCGGATCTACAAGAATGGACACATCTTTTGTTTCAATGAGTATACAAGCATGCCCGTAGTACCGCATACGTATTTTATCACCGGTGTACTTGTTGTATGGCGGCGGAGCTTCGTCAGTAAAAAATGTTTCGAACAGCGCCTCCTCCCGGGAACCGGATACGCCCAACAACTGTTTGATCTTACTCAGCTCAGACGGTGTTCTTTTCATCCTTGCCAACTCGTCAATACCCTTATGATCAAACGGAATATTCAGATGCAATACATTTTCTTCATCCAGTCGCGGTGTGCTTAAACAGAAAGGCCTGTGATCATTATTGGTAATCCATAGTGCCAGGCTCTGGGAGTCGGGTTTGTAATATTCGCTTTGGTACAGGAGCGGTTCGAATAATCTGAAGTCGGCATTGTTGTTCCTGTCATAATAAAGCTCCACATATCCTTTCAGGGTATCCGGCACTTTTTCGTACATAGCGTCCAGACCCATTCCCTTGGCATCCCTGGTCAGCAGCCCATCAAGTTCCTTTATGGCACTTGCCAGCTGGATAGCCTTTTCCTGCTGCTTTAATGTTTTATCTCTCAATGATTTGATCTCATCCACCCGTTTGCCGCCCAGGTCCATAAAAGGGCCTCCTTTCATTTTAGGAATGAGAGCAGCTTCAGCGTGTGCATGCGGCGCTTCAATGTAAGAATCAATGATCGACAAATGCCGGCCTACAATATTCATCGCGGCTGTAGCAGGAGAAATCAGGTGACTCCATGCGTACCATCTGTCAAATAGTGGTTCAAAAACTACGTTAGGCTTGAGGTATACTTTTTTCTCACTCATAATAATGTGTTTAATGCTCCTTATTATATATTGACATGGGAAATTTTGCCCGGAAGTATTCCGGACATAGAGGTCCTGGTCGTGCTCAAGAGACACGACAGCAGAATATCAGCCCGCCATTTTGCGGGTCGATAAAAAATTATGATAGCTTCCAGATTGTGACGCCATGGCAGACAGTATCATCTACTGTCAGATTAATTTCAATACATTTTGTAGAAAAACGGATCCCCCATCAGTGAGACAGTTCGATGGTATCGTGGTTTTTCATATGCCGCATATTACTAAAGGTGTTTCTCAATAAAGAGGCGTATTAATGTAATCTTGCTTGGCTGGACAGATTGTTATTTACTTGGTTTCCTTTGTGTTTGGCAATTCATATTACGGCTTCAATTAATGGTTTCTAAAAATATCCAGGAAATATTTACCCTAT belongs to Chitinophaga sp. HK235 and includes:
- a CDS encoding MBL fold metallo-hydrolase, which codes for MSEKKVYLKPNVVFEPLFDRWYAWSHLISPATAAMNIVGRHLSIIDSYIEAPHAHAEAALIPKMKGGPFMDLGGKRVDEIKSLRDKTLKQQEKAIQLASAIKELDGLLTRDAKGMGLDAMYEKVPDTLKGYVELYYDRNNNADFRLFEPLLYQSEYYKPDSQSLALWITNNDHRPFCLSTPRLDEENVLHLNIPFDHKGIDELARMKRTPSELSKIKQLLGVSGSREEALFETFFTDEAPPPYNKYTGDKIRMRYYGHACILIETKDVSILVDPLISYYGYSTGLEHFSDVDLPETIDYVLITHNHQDHILFETLLPLRHKVKHFIVPRTAGGKLVDPELKLMFDNIGFSNVTDLAEMQTLREGDTAITALPFTGEHSDLNIIGKACYLVEISGFKLMFMADSRVVEPALYSNIQRQVGNIDVLFLGMECDGAPLTWLYGPLMTRKVTREQDGSRRLAGSDCAKGMTLVDIFEPDEVYVYAMGMEPWVEFISSIQYTDESNPIVQSNKLVKVCKNRGIAAERLYGEKELLYNRKDVILDTE